The Rhinoderma darwinii isolate aRhiDar2 chromosome 8, aRhiDar2.hap1, whole genome shotgun sequence genome has a window encoding:
- the RHOG gene encoding rho-related GTP-binding protein RhoG, protein MQTIKCVVVGDGAVGKTCLLISYTTNAFPEEYIPTVFDNYSAQMTVDGRTVSLNLWDTAGQEEYDRLRTLSYPQTNVFIICFSIGSPSSYANVRHKWHPEVSHHCPSVPILLVGTKRDLRNDAETIKKLKEQSLAPTTTQQGSSLARQIGAVKYLECSALHQEGVREVFAEAVRSFLNPVVKKNPKKCVLL, encoded by the coding sequence ATGCAGACAATAAAGTGTGTAGTCGTTGGTGATGGAGCAGTTGGAAAAACATGCCTTCTTATCAGTTACACCACCAATGCCTTTCCAGAAGAGTATATCCCCACAGTATTTGACAATTACAGTGCCCAGATGACGGTGGATGGCAGAACGGTTAGCCTTAACCTGTGGGACACTGCTGGTCAAGAAGAATATGACCGCCTGCGCACCCTGTCTTATCCTCAGACCAATGTGTTCATTATATGCTTCTCTATTGGCAGTCCGTCTTCTTATGCCAACGTAAGGCACAAGTGGCACCCGGAGGTTTCCCATCACTGTCCTAGTGTGCCAATTTTACTCGTGGGTACGAAAAGAGATCTTCGAAATGATGCAGAGACTATTAAAAAATTAAAGGAGCAGAGTCTTGCACCCACCACAACCCAGCAGGGCTCGTCGCTTGCTAGACAGATCGGTGCTGTGAAGTATCTGGAATGCTCTGCCCTGCACCAGGAGGGGGTCCGAGAGGTGTTTGCAGAAGCTGTTCGTTCTTTTTTAAATCCTGTGGTAAAGAAGAATCCCAAGAAGTGTGTCCTACTATAG